A part of Agromyces protaetiae genomic DNA contains:
- a CDS encoding tyrosine-protein phosphatase, translating into MRADDLTTTTTESADALVANGLRAVIDLRSYDEVAVTGRGPLALHGEVSYHHVPFMTSLGEATAHVDHEASAVETQDTSDVDPLDQPGFGGMYVRMYEGVASQIVTALAIIAHAPGTVAFHCAAGQDRTGVLAASLLLALGADHDDIVADYARTGENSAAIMERLAPVMAPLMAKFGFDLDEAARAATRTAFSDVPMRTLLAEMTARHGDPLAPLRAAGLTDALIERLRERAAA; encoded by the coding sequence ATCCGCGCCGACGACCTCACGACGACGACGACAGAGAGCGCCGACGCACTCGTCGCGAACGGCCTCCGTGCGGTCATCGACCTGCGCTCCTACGACGAGGTCGCGGTCACCGGCCGCGGACCGCTCGCGCTGCACGGCGAGGTGAGCTACCACCACGTGCCGTTCATGACGAGCCTCGGTGAGGCGACGGCACACGTCGACCACGAGGCATCCGCCGTTGAAACGCAGGATACCTCGGACGTCGACCCGCTCGATCAGCCCGGCTTCGGCGGCATGTACGTTCGGATGTACGAGGGCGTGGCGTCGCAGATCGTGACCGCGCTCGCCATCATCGCGCACGCCCCCGGCACCGTCGCGTTCCATTGCGCGGCCGGCCAGGATCGCACGGGCGTCCTCGCCGCGTCTCTCCTGCTCGCGCTCGGCGCCGACCACGACGACATCGTCGCCGACTACGCCCGCACGGGCGAGAACTCGGCCGCGATCATGGAGCGACTCGCGCCCGTGATGGCGCCGCTCATGGCCAAGTTCGGGTTCGATCTCGACGAAGCGGCGCGCGCCGCGACGCGCACCGCGTTCTCGGATGTCCCGATGCGCACGCTCCTCGCCGAGATGACCGCCCGCCACGGCGACCCGCTTGCGCCGCTCCGTGCAGCGGGCCTCACCGACGCGCTCATCGAGCGACTGCGCGAACGGGCCGCGGCGTGA
- a CDS encoding methyltransferase domain-containing protein, producing the protein MTLPAAAPERTAIDLDANRPLDDRYFERMAASLGDKARVIPFLVGRRVLDVGAGGGELARAIAGAGFAVTALDASDEAIRRLESLGGVEVAHGDASDAARVVGGGFDAIVCSAVLHEVYSYAPADARRGTLDAALAMFADMLAPGGRLVIRDGVMPDDPSRPASVLLPPGRIDAFDRYAVLTPHAELVLARDGARVEGTRHQIAELLFTLTWGAETFAREAQERYQLHTLAGYAEAVAPYGLSLVHADAVTQPGYVAALADIEVRDEHGRPWFPPTNGLWVFEHP; encoded by the coding sequence GTGACCCTGCCCGCCGCCGCGCCCGAACGCACCGCGATCGACCTCGATGCGAACCGCCCGCTCGACGACCGCTACTTCGAGCGAATGGCCGCGAGCCTCGGCGACAAGGCCCGCGTGATCCCGTTCCTCGTCGGCCGACGGGTGCTCGACGTCGGCGCGGGCGGCGGCGAACTCGCCCGCGCGATCGCGGGCGCCGGATTCGCGGTGACGGCGCTCGATGCGAGCGACGAGGCGATCCGCCGCCTCGAATCGCTCGGCGGCGTCGAGGTCGCACATGGCGACGCGTCGGACGCGGCTCGCGTCGTCGGAGGCGGCTTCGATGCGATCGTGTGCTCGGCGGTGCTGCACGAGGTCTACTCGTATGCGCCCGCGGACGCACGCCGGGGGACCCTCGACGCGGCGCTCGCGATGTTCGCAGACATGCTCGCTCCTGGCGGCCGGCTCGTGATCCGCGACGGCGTCATGCCCGACGACCCAAGTCGTCCCGCGAGCGTGCTTCTCCCGCCCGGGCGGATCGACGCCTTCGACCGGTACGCAGTGCTCACGCCGCACGCCGAGCTCGTGCTCGCACGCGACGGCGCCCGCGTCGAGGGCACACGCCACCAGATCGCCGAACTCCTCTTCACGCTGACGTGGGGCGCCGAGACCTTCGCGCGCGAAGCGCAGGAGCGCTATCAGCTCCACACACTCGCGGGCTACGCCGAGGCCGTCGCGCCGTACGGGCTGTCGCTCGTGCACGCCGACGCCGTCACGCAGCCGGGATACGTGGCGGCCCTCGCCGACATCGAGGTGCGCGACGAGCACGGCCGGCCGTGGTTCCCGCCGACCAACGGACTCTGGGTGTTCGAACACCCATGA
- a CDS encoding AzlD domain-containing protein — translation MTIWHIVILASIATLALKLAGYAVPASFLERERPARIADLLTVALLAALIAVQTFGDGQAIVVDARLPAVIVAAALFALRVPFVVVVIVAAAVAAGLRAVT, via the coding sequence GTGACGATCTGGCACATCGTGATCCTCGCCAGCATCGCGACGCTCGCGCTCAAGCTCGCGGGCTACGCCGTCCCGGCGAGCTTCCTCGAGCGCGAGCGACCCGCGCGGATCGCCGACCTGCTCACCGTCGCGCTCCTCGCGGCCCTCATCGCAGTCCAGACCTTCGGCGACGGGCAGGCGATCGTCGTCGATGCCCGACTTCCCGCGGTCATCGTCGCGGCCGCGCTCTTCGCGCTCCGGGTGCCGTTCGTCGTCGTCGTGATCGTAGCCGCGGCGGTCGCCGCCGGGCTTCGCGCGGTTACCTGA
- a CDS encoding TetR/AcrR family transcriptional regulator yields the protein MTIAIDEAGFASARRGPGRPRAEGHDERIFAAAGALLDRGEEVTVSRVVELSGVSRASLYRRWPSMTDLLAAVLDEGREVPEIPLDGDLLENVLVAYTSPRAAGPNFSEDRFRMRLRLALTDRKLAQAYWRSHVARRRAGITAVLEAGIARGELRADLDLDACIDLVNGVFYYQYVVRGASFDDPDVVARCREAVRVAWRGMTTDERRE from the coding sequence GTGACCATCGCGATCGACGAGGCCGGGTTCGCGTCTGCACGACGCGGGCCCGGCCGCCCGCGTGCCGAGGGCCACGATGAACGCATCTTCGCTGCCGCGGGCGCTCTGCTCGACCGAGGCGAGGAGGTGACCGTCAGCCGCGTCGTCGAGCTCTCGGGAGTCAGTCGGGCGTCGCTCTACCGCCGGTGGCCGAGCATGACCGATCTCCTCGCAGCGGTCCTCGACGAAGGCCGCGAGGTCCCCGAGATCCCGCTCGACGGCGACCTCCTTGAGAACGTGCTCGTCGCCTACACGTCGCCGCGGGCGGCGGGCCCGAACTTCAGCGAGGATCGCTTTCGCATGCGGCTCCGCCTCGCGCTCACGGACCGGAAGCTCGCGCAGGCGTACTGGCGCTCGCACGTCGCACGTCGTCGCGCGGGCATCACGGCCGTCCTCGAGGCCGGCATCGCTCGGGGCGAACTCCGCGCCGACCTCGACCTCGACGCGTGCATCGACCTGGTCAACGGCGTCTTCTACTACCAGTACGTGGTGCGTGGAGCCTCGTTCGACGACCCTGACGTCGTCGCGCGCTGCCGCGAGGCGGTGCGGGTCGCGTGGCGCGGGATGACGACGGACGAACGGCGCGAGTAG
- the phnC gene encoding phosphonate ABC transporter ATP-binding protein produces MIAPAKASPAGGPTPAGGPAQHTQSTHEPGNALPLVSVRDLAVAYGTGPLVLDGVDLDLFPREMVALLGSSGSGKSTLMKSLTGFAPISSGSVRVAGYDLANLRRGQLRDVRASVGQVFQQFNLVGRLSVLTNVLTGALHDAGPINLVGGFTSAHRKRALELLDRVGIAHKAKDDARSLSGGQQQRVAIARALMQQPKLILADEPVASLDPKMSHQVLDLLRGIAREDGIPVLVSLHVMPLALEHSDRIIGLRHGEVLVSDSTERLDESALEPIYAHDDEGASDDDDLV; encoded by the coding sequence ATGATCGCACCTGCGAAGGCTTCGCCGGCTGGGGGTCCCACCCCGGCGGGCGGGCCCGCCCAGCACACCCAGTCCACCCACGAACCCGGCAACGCGCTTCCACTCGTCTCCGTCCGCGACCTCGCCGTCGCTTACGGAACCGGCCCGCTCGTGCTCGACGGCGTCGACCTCGACCTCTTCCCCCGCGAGATGGTCGCCCTCCTCGGCTCGTCGGGCTCCGGCAAGTCGACCCTCATGAAGAGCCTCACTGGGTTCGCCCCGATCTCCTCGGGCAGCGTCCGCGTCGCGGGCTATGACCTCGCGAATCTTCGTCGGGGCCAGCTTCGCGACGTACGAGCCTCGGTCGGACAGGTCTTCCAGCAGTTCAACCTCGTCGGACGCCTGAGCGTGCTCACGAACGTGCTCACGGGCGCGCTGCACGACGCCGGGCCGATCAACCTCGTCGGCGGGTTCACGAGCGCGCACCGGAAGCGTGCGCTCGAACTCCTCGACCGGGTCGGAATCGCGCACAAGGCGAAGGACGATGCGCGTTCGCTTTCGGGCGGCCAGCAGCAGCGCGTGGCGATCGCCCGCGCACTCATGCAGCAGCCGAAGCTCATCCTCGCCGATGAGCCGGTCGCCTCCCTCGACCCGAAGATGTCGCATCAGGTGCTCGACCTCCTGCGCGGAATCGCCCGGGAGGACGGCATCCCCGTCCTCGTAAGTCTGCACGTCATGCCGCTCGCCCTCGAGCACTCCGACCGGATCATCGGTCTCCGGCACGGCGAGGTGCTCGTCTCCGACTCGACCGAACGGCTCGACGAGTCCGCACTCGAACCCATCTACGCACACGACGACGAAGGAGCATCCGATGACGACGACCTCGTCTGA
- a CDS encoding AzlC family ABC transporter permease, with amino-acid sequence MGEAADGGADASRKRLLKSPAARDGLAVGLATAVYGVSFGALSVAAGLDVWQTCFLSLIMFTGGSQFALVGVVASGGVAAGASAIAAAGLLGVRNVVYGMRMKPVVDTGGPWRRAAASWVTIDESTAVALAQTDERQSRIGFWVTGVAIFVGWNLTTLAGALIGDAIGDTRAWGLDAAAAAAFLGLLWPRLKSLQTGAVAVAAAVVAAFTTPVLMPGLPVLVAAVVAVVVGWFDLLGRRRAT; translated from the coding sequence GTGGGCGAGGCAGCCGATGGCGGGGCGGATGCCTCGCGCAAACGCCTGCTGAAGTCACCCGCCGCGCGCGACGGCCTGGCCGTCGGCCTCGCCACCGCCGTGTACGGCGTGTCGTTCGGCGCCCTCTCGGTCGCTGCGGGGCTGGATGTCTGGCAGACCTGCTTCCTCAGCCTCATCATGTTCACGGGCGGTTCCCAGTTCGCCCTCGTCGGCGTGGTCGCCTCGGGCGGCGTCGCGGCCGGGGCATCCGCCATCGCCGCCGCGGGCCTCCTCGGGGTGCGCAACGTCGTCTACGGCATGCGCATGAAGCCGGTCGTCGACACGGGCGGCCCCTGGCGACGCGCTGCGGCGTCGTGGGTGACGATCGACGAATCGACCGCCGTCGCGCTCGCCCAGACCGACGAGCGGCAGTCCCGCATCGGGTTCTGGGTCACGGGCGTCGCGATCTTCGTCGGGTGGAACCTCACGACGCTCGCGGGCGCACTCATCGGCGACGCGATTGGCGACACGAGGGCGTGGGGGTTGGATGCCGCGGCCGCCGCGGCATTCCTCGGACTCCTGTGGCCGAGGCTCAAGAGCCTGCAGACGGGCGCCGTCGCGGTGGCGGCCGCGGTCGTCGCCGCCTTCACGACCCCCGTGCTGATGCCCGGACTGCCCGTGCTCGTCGCCGCAGTCGTCGCGGTCGTCGTCGGCTGGTTCGACCTCCTCGGCCGGAGGCGAGCGACGTGA
- a CDS encoding DMT family transporter — MNPDLSDLTEQIALSPTQFIGIPLALIGAVFLSLGAQFQHRGVLKVESKTVDSLGKGLNLTQLKLLLARPSWVIGTLMLGLAIAFQLSSLYFAPLIVVQPLGAIALVITSIVNSRVNKVQLNRKSIIAIVMCVGGVFLFVGVAAFTAVSRPVTDRQLITILVILLVVLAAAAVIFGLMRSRIRAVFYVIMAGVLYGFVATLAKVVLARLQESHFEWLTALCVVGLLAGTALGAYFVQNAYASGPPDLVIAGLTVVDPMVAVAIGIVILGEASQAPPWAIPVFVVAGAIAVWGVFMLARNHPQTRL; from the coding sequence GTGAATCCCGACCTCAGCGACCTGACGGAGCAGATCGCGCTCTCGCCGACGCAGTTCATCGGGATCCCGCTGGCGCTCATCGGCGCCGTGTTCCTCTCGCTCGGTGCGCAGTTCCAGCACCGCGGGGTGCTGAAGGTCGAGTCGAAGACCGTCGATTCGCTCGGCAAAGGGCTCAACCTCACGCAATTGAAGCTCCTGCTCGCGCGCCCCTCGTGGGTCATCGGCACGCTCATGCTCGGGCTCGCGATCGCCTTCCAGCTCTCGAGCCTCTACTTCGCGCCCCTCATCGTCGTGCAGCCGCTCGGCGCGATCGCCCTCGTCATCACGTCGATCGTGAACTCTCGCGTCAACAAGGTGCAGCTCAATCGCAAATCGATCATCGCGATCGTCATGTGCGTCGGCGGCGTCTTCCTCTTCGTCGGCGTCGCCGCGTTCACCGCCGTCTCACGGCCCGTGACCGACCGTCAGCTCATCACGATCCTCGTCATTCTGCTCGTCGTGCTCGCCGCTGCGGCCGTCATCTTCGGGCTCATGCGCTCGCGCATCCGTGCCGTGTTCTACGTGATCATGGCGGGCGTCCTGTACGGGTTCGTCGCGACCCTCGCCAAGGTCGTGCTCGCGCGGCTGCAGGAGTCGCACTTCGAGTGGCTCACCGCGCTGTGCGTCGTCGGCCTGCTCGCCGGCACAGCGCTCGGCGCCTACTTCGTGCAGAACGCCTATGCGTCGGGGCCTCCTGACCTTGTGATCGCGGGTCTCACGGTCGTCGACCCGATGGTTGCCGTCGCCATCGGAATCGTCATCCTCGGCGAGGCTTCCCAGGCGCCTCCGTGGGCGATCCCGGTGTTCGTCGTCGCCGGTGCGATCGCAGTCTGGGGCGTGTTCATGCTCGCCAGGAACCACCCGCAGACGAGGCTGTGA
- the def gene encoding peptide deformylase, protein MAVLPIRISGDPVLHSPAAPVEEIDDTIRELVADMFETMDRAPGVGLAAPQVGVPLRIFTFGWTDESGKAWRDVAINPELWISPPPAGEPDLDEEEGCLSFPGERFGLRRAEHAILRATDLDGNGYEIQAHGWLARIFQHEYDHLDGTLYIDRLGESDRKIVHKISKKLGWGKPGVQWMPGVDDLEG, encoded by the coding sequence ATGGCCGTCCTCCCGATCCGCATCTCCGGTGACCCCGTCCTCCACTCCCCCGCGGCACCCGTGGAGGAGATCGACGACACGATCCGCGAACTCGTCGCGGACATGTTCGAGACCATGGACCGGGCGCCGGGCGTCGGCCTCGCGGCCCCGCAAGTCGGCGTGCCGCTGCGCATCTTCACATTCGGCTGGACCGACGAGTCGGGCAAGGCGTGGCGGGATGTCGCGATCAATCCCGAACTCTGGATCAGCCCGCCGCCGGCCGGTGAGCCCGATCTCGACGAGGAAGAGGGCTGCCTGTCGTTCCCGGGCGAGCGGTTCGGTCTGCGCCGCGCGGAGCACGCGATCCTGCGCGCGACCGATCTCGACGGCAACGGGTACGAGATTCAAGCGCACGGATGGCTCGCGCGCATCTTCCAGCACGAGTACGACCACCTCGACGGCACGCTCTACATCGATCGCCTCGGCGAGAGCGATCGCAAGATCGTGCACAAGATCTCGAAGAAGCTCGGCTGGGGCAAGCCCGGCGTGCAGTGGATGCCCGGGGTCGACGACCTCGAGGGCTGA
- the phnE gene encoding phosphonate ABC transporter, permease protein PhnE: MTTTSSERPRTRSREGSGPRRAARPELDARERARLEQAFRAPRTRFLVGLPLAALFLVWSFVGAEFDFAKLGEGTVNMGEFLGRLFPPSWEKFDTIVALLIETLQMAIVGTVLGAVLSLVIAFGAASNIAPRWLYYPTRWIMNIIRSLPELVIALMFVSAVGLGPFAGILAMTIGSIGSIGKVFAEAMEAVDRGPVTAMQAVGASKRQLVQYGVLPQAAPLLVSYTLLLFEGNVRGATILGMVGAGGIGLELTTAMKMYDYGHLSAIVICIIVLVTVIDQASAIIRRKIT; this comes from the coding sequence ATGACGACGACCTCGTCTGAGCGCCCGCGAACTCGATCACGTGAGGGCTCGGGCCCCCGCCGCGCCGCGCGCCCCGAACTCGACGCGCGCGAGCGGGCACGTCTCGAGCAGGCCTTCCGAGCGCCGCGCACTCGATTCCTCGTCGGCCTCCCGCTCGCCGCCCTGTTCCTCGTCTGGTCCTTCGTCGGCGCGGAGTTCGACTTCGCGAAGCTCGGCGAGGGCACGGTCAACATGGGCGAGTTCCTCGGCAGGCTGTTCCCGCCGAGCTGGGAGAAGTTCGACACGATCGTCGCGCTGCTCATCGAGACGCTCCAGATGGCGATCGTCGGAACGGTCCTCGGCGCGGTGCTCTCGCTCGTCATCGCGTTCGGCGCGGCGTCGAACATCGCCCCGCGCTGGCTCTACTACCCGACGCGCTGGATCATGAACATCATCCGATCGCTGCCCGAGCTCGTCATCGCCCTCATGTTCGTCTCGGCGGTCGGGCTCGGTCCTTTCGCGGGCATCCTCGCCATGACGATCGGGTCGATCGGCTCGATCGGCAAGGTCTTCGCCGAGGCGATGGAGGCGGTCGACCGCGGCCCGGTGACGGCGATGCAGGCGGTCGGCGCGTCCAAGCGCCAGCTCGTCCAGTACGGCGTGCTACCGCAGGCCGCTCCCCTGCTCGTCTCCTACACCCTGCTCCTCTTCGAGGGCAACGTGCGCGGCGCCACCATTCTCGGCATGGTCGGCGCAGGCGGCATCGGCCTCGAACTCACCACCGCGATGAAGATGTACGACTACGGCCACCTGAGCGCAATCGTCATCTGCATCATCGTGCTCGTCACGGTCATCGACCAGGCGAGCGCCATCATCAGAAGGAAGATCACATGA